A region from the Musa acuminata AAA Group cultivar baxijiao chromosome BXJ1-10, Cavendish_Baxijiao_AAA, whole genome shotgun sequence genome encodes:
- the LOC103999612 gene encoding transcription repressor OFP4-like: protein MGNHRFRLSDMMPGSWFYKLKDIGRSTRRQSIHNTMKRSHPHTSSPPRELAQLPRRSSYYVSTRERTEGFPRSPVNHKASDTHFPALSPRKTRANIQRKATESESPSYRDYVDRCHENSSTDDNTMGTMSGDLEVLSELKLPPILTKPIKDVHDDDAPDKTCVLREHRKRIGRRPEVRAYRTPRLAGLQAYRNRKSSVQQSKALLGSLVVVKSSSDPQRDFRESMVEMIIGNNIRSPKEMEELLACYLSLNSWKYHSLIVKEFQQIWLEFSST, encoded by the coding sequence ATGGGCAATCATCGATTTAGGTTATCTGACATGATGCCTGGCTCCTGGTTCTACAAGCTCAAGGATATAGGCAGATCAACCAGACGCCAGAGCATCCACAACACCATGAAGCGAAGTCATCCTCATACATCTTCGCCACCCAGAGAACTGGCTCAACTCCCTCGAAGATCCTCCTACTACGTCTCCACCAGAGAAAGAACAGAGGGGTTTCCTCGTTCTCCTGTCAACCACAAGGCCTCAGACACTCATTTCCCCGCATTATCTCCGAGAAAGACCAGAGCAAACATCCAAAGGAAGGCTACAGAGTCTGAAAGCCCATCGTATCGTGACTACGTTGATCGATGCCATGAAAATTCCTCCACGGATGACAACACCATGGGCACCATGAGTGGAGACTTGGAAGTACTGTCGGAGCTTAAACTACCACCAATTCTGACGAAACCGATAAAGGATGTCCATGACGATGACGCACCGGACAAGACTTGCGTTCTTCGGGAGCACAGGAAGCGGATTGGAAGGAGACCAGAGGTCAGAGCTTATCGCACTCCACGCCTCGCCGGTCTCCAGGCTTACAGGAACCGTAAGTCATCAGTGCAACAGAGCAAGGCATTGCTGGGGAGCTTGGTGGTGGTGAAGTCGTCCTCGGATCCGCAAAGGGATTTCAGGGAGTCGATGGTGGAAATGATCATCGGAAACAACATTCGATCGCCGAAGGAAATGGAGGAGCTGCTAGCGTGCTACTTATCGTTGAATTCGTGGAAGTATCACAGTCTCATTGTCAAGGAGTTCCAACAAATCTGGCTCGAATTCAGCTCCACTTAG
- the LOC135595240 gene encoding uncharacterized protein LOC135595240, with the protein MIHRPAEDKMLGNSEASQGCPKVTSYSNSQESGDVVQQISVPKNAPVHDPIKANNSMIWERNAVLNQGYSGPFYRQEPYALPYLHTDFVMRQQVQLNAFDSNLYPINYYSFPVGNRFSYMSPVNMFSQSHPQKYQIQEFQYFVVIDFEATCDKDKNPHPQEIIEFPSVLVNSATGQLEAVFQTYVRPAYHQHLSDFCKELTGIQQIQVDRGVLLSEALLMHDKWLEKRGIKHNSFVVVTWSNWDCRVMLESECRFKKIRKPPYFNRWINLKVPFQEMFQGVRCNLKEAIQLAGLTWEGRAHCGLDDARNTARLLVHLMDMGFKFSITDSLTSQAVEFPIKYEPFRDLLLDQNHYISKSKELVGAPVQFHPFVDPNGKERQTCCYCGVLSSKCVVRKPGPTQGRCFFGCGNWTAARYAVCSYFAWASP; encoded by the exons ATGATTCATCGGCCAGCCGAAG ACAAAATGCTAGGAAACTCCGAGGCATCCCAAGGATGCCCCAAAGTTACCTCTTACTCTAACTCTCAGGAAAGTGGGGATGTTGTTCAACAGATTTCTGTGCCAAAAAATGCACCTGTTCATGATCCTATAAAAGCAAATAACTCGATGATCTGGGAGCGTAATGCAGTACTAAATCAAGGTTATAGTGGACCTTTCTACAGACAAGAACCATATGCTCTGCCATATCTCCATACTGATTTTGTAATGCGGCAGCAAGTCCAACTGAATGCCTTTGATAGCAATCTTTATCCTATAAACTATTATTCATTTCCTGTTGGAAACAGATTTAGTTATATGTCACCAGTCAACATGTTTTCACAATCGCACCCACAAAAATATCAAATTCAAGAATTCCAGTACTTTGTAGTTATTGACTTCGAGGCCACATGTGACAAAGACAAGAATCCACATCCACAAGAGATCATTGAGTTCCCATCCGTGTTAGTCAACAGTGCAACTGGTCAACTAGAAGCTGTTTTTCAGACATATGTGCGGCCTGCATATCACCAACATCTTAGTGATTTCTGCAAGGAGCTCACTGGGATCCAGCAAATTCAG GTAGACAGAGGTGTTCTTCTAAGTGAAGCTCTGTTGATGCATGATAAATGGTTAGAAAAGAGAGGAATCAAGCATAACAGCTTTGTTGTAGTGACATGGTCTAACTGGGATTGTCGTGTTATGTTAGAatctgaatgcagatttaaaAAGATTAGGAAGCCTCCCTATTTTAACAG GTGGATCAACTTAAAGGTTCCATTCCAGGAAATGTTTCAAGGTGTCCGCTGCAATCTCAAGGAAGCCATCCAGCTTGCTGGATTGACATGGGAGGGTCGTGCACATTGTGGCCTTGATGATGCCCGTAACACCGCCCGCCTCCTTGTTCATCTGATGGATATGGGCTTCAAGTTCTCTATTACTGATTCCTTAACTTCGCAAGCTGTGGAGTTTCCCATAAAATACGAGCCATTCCGTGATCTTTTGTTGGACCAAAACCACTACATCTCAAAGTCCAAAGAACTGGTCGGTGCTCCTGTCCAGTTTCATCCCTTTGTGGACCCCAATGGAAAGGAGAGGCAAACCTGTTGCTACTGTGGGGTGTTGAGCAGCAAGTGTGTCGTCCGCAAGCCTGGACCAACCCAAGGCAGATGCTTCTTTGGGTGTGGCAATTGGACTGCTGCAAGGTATGCGGTCTGTAGCTACTTTGCATGGGCATCTCCTTGA